From a single Anaerolineales bacterium genomic region:
- a CDS encoding GNAT family N-acetyltransferase has translation MEIELNELEITNNPAENRFEVWIDGQLSKLDYIEDGDTIVMTHVGVHPEHRGGGVAGRITQVALEYAKQRNLRVIPMCSYVASYIRRNPQYIELTKNQGN, from the coding sequence ATGGAAATTGAACTTAATGAACTGGAAATCACCAACAACCCCGCGGAGAACCGTTTCGAAGTCTGGATCGACGGTCAACTATCGAAACTCGATTACATCGAAGATGGCGATACCATCGTGATGACCCACGTCGGCGTGCATCCCGAACATCGCGGCGGCGGCGTGGCAGGCAGGATCACCCAGGTCGCTTTGGAATACGCGAAACAAAGGAATCTGCGCGTGATCCCCATGTGTTCCTATGTGGCGTCCTACATTCGCAGGAATCCGCAATATATTGAATTGACAAAAAATCAGGGGAATTAA
- the hypE gene encoding hydrogenase expression/formation protein HypE, producing MNEFDFEGYTCPVPIRPTETVILGHGSGGTLSRDLLRRLFLPDLGTAAPRSLDDSAVVEMNGARFALTTDSHVVSPLFFPGGDIGRLAICGTVNDLAMVGARPIALTCGFVLEEGLPFETLQRVVASMQDAAKEAGVYIAAGDTKVVQKGGADKLFINTSGMGAIADGVNISGANAKEGDVVIASGTIGDHGIAVLSAREDLGFETALESDVAPLNHLIEAMLAAGEIHVLRDPTRGGLATSLVEISEQSNVTIEIEEEKLPYKPAVKAACEMLGFDPLFVANEGKLVAFVKGDDAEMVLSAMKRAKYGEDAAIIGRVIGTGKSQVRLKTAIGGTRLVDMLPGEMLPRIC from the coding sequence ATGAATGAATTTGACTTTGAGGGATATACCTGCCCCGTGCCGATCCGCCCAACTGAGACGGTGATCCTCGGGCACGGTTCAGGCGGGACCTTGAGCCGCGACCTGCTTCGACGGCTTTTCCTCCCCGATTTGGGGACTGCCGCTCCGCGCTCGCTGGATGACTCGGCAGTGGTCGAAATGAACGGCGCACGTTTCGCGTTGACGACCGACTCGCATGTCGTCTCACCGTTGTTTTTTCCCGGCGGCGACATCGGACGGCTCGCCATTTGCGGAACCGTGAATGATCTGGCGATGGTCGGCGCGAGACCGATTGCGCTCACGTGTGGATTCGTTTTGGAAGAAGGCTTGCCTTTTGAAACCTTGCAGAGAGTTGTCGCTTCGATGCAGGATGCGGCGAAGGAAGCAGGTGTGTACATCGCGGCGGGCGATACGAAAGTGGTGCAAAAAGGCGGCGCGGACAAGTTGTTCATCAACACGTCGGGGATGGGGGCGATTGCAGACGGCGTGAACATCTCCGGCGCAAATGCAAAAGAGGGAGACGTGGTCATCGCCTCCGGAACGATCGGAGATCACGGCATTGCGGTCTTGTCGGCGCGGGAAGATCTGGGATTTGAAACCGCGCTCGAAAGTGACGTCGCTCCGCTCAATCATTTGATCGAGGCGATGCTCGCGGCGGGAGAAATCCATGTGTTGCGCGATCCCACGCGCGGCGGGTTGGCTACGTCATTGGTGGAGATATCCGAGCAATCGAATGTGACAATTGAGATCGAAGAGGAAAAACTGCCGTACAAGCCTGCGGTCAAGGCGGCGTGCGAAATGCTGGGATTCGATCCGTTGTTTGTGGCGAACGAAGGGAAGTTGGTCGCGTTCGTGAAAGGGGATGACGCTGAGATGGTTTTATCCGCGATGAAACGAGCAAAATACGGCGAAGATGCCGCGATCATCGGCAGGGTGATCGGGACTGGAAAGTCACAGGTTAGATTGAAAACCGCCATTGGGGGAACGAGGCTCGTGGACATGCTTCCCGGCGAAATGCTGCCGAGAATTTGTTAA
- the hypD gene encoding hydrogenase formation protein HypD, with protein MKYLDEYRNPEKVKALLREIASITTQNWVIMEICGGQTHAFLHHGLDAMLPPQIELVHGPGCPVCVTPLEQIDKAIAIASRPDVIFTSYGDMLRVPGSTQDLFSVRAKGGDVRVVYSPLDAVGLAEANPDKEVVFFAIGFETTAPANAMAVLQAKNKNIKNFSVITSHVRVPPAMEAILGSKSNRVQAFLAAGHVCAVMGFHEYPSIAEKYHVPIVVTGFEPIDLLNGMVSAIKQLEAGESIAENQYQRAVKFGGNESAQNTIRSVFQSVDRKWRGIGVIPQSGWGLSPDFADFDAEIKFDVGDILTQESPLCIAGEILQGLKKPTGCPAFGKECTPQTPLGAPMVSAEGACAAYYKYHREVTHE; from the coding sequence ATGAAATATCTTGACGAATACCGCAACCCTGAAAAAGTGAAAGCCCTGCTGCGCGAGATCGCATCCATCACCACCCAAAACTGGGTCATCATGGAAATCTGCGGCGGACAGACTCATGCTTTTCTGCACCACGGCTTGGATGCCATGCTCCCGCCGCAGATCGAACTTGTGCACGGACCGGGCTGTCCTGTTTGTGTGACTCCGCTCGAGCAAATTGACAAAGCCATCGCCATCGCATCGCGTCCCGACGTAATCTTCACCTCGTACGGCGACATGCTGCGCGTGCCCGGCTCGACACAGGATCTGTTCTCCGTCCGCGCAAAAGGCGGGGATGTGCGCGTGGTCTATTCGCCGCTTGATGCTGTTGGGCTTGCCGAAGCCAACCCTGATAAGGAAGTTGTATTCTTCGCCATCGGTTTTGAAACCACCGCGCCCGCCAACGCAATGGCGGTCCTACAGGCGAAGAATAAGAATATAAAGAACTTTTCCGTTATTACTTCGCATGTCCGCGTGCCGCCTGCAATGGAGGCAATCCTAGGTTCCAAGTCCAACCGCGTGCAGGCGTTTCTTGCGGCGGGGCATGTCTGCGCGGTGATGGGCTTCCACGAGTATCCGTCCATCGCGGAGAAATATCATGTGCCAATCGTTGTCACGGGTTTCGAGCCGATTGATCTTCTCAATGGCATGGTATCGGCGATCAAGCAACTCGAAGCAGGCGAATCCATTGCGGAGAATCAGTATCAGCGGGCGGTCAAGTTTGGGGGCAATGAATCAGCTCAAAACACGATCCGAAGCGTCTTCCAATCGGTGGACCGCAAGTGGCGCGGCATCGGCGTCATCCCGCAAAGCGGCTGGGGCTTGAGTCCTGATTTTGCCGACTTCGACGCAGAGATCAAATTCGACGTGGGGGACATCCTCACGCAAGAGTCGCCGCTATGCATCGCGGGCGAAATTTTGCAGGGCTTGAAAAAGCCGACGGGCTGCCCCGCCTTCGGGAAAGAGTGCACGCCGCAAACGCCGCTCGGCGCGCCGATGGTTTCGGCGGAGGGCGCGTGCGCCGCGTATTACAAGTATCATCGGGAAGTGACCCATGAATGA
- a CDS encoding HypC/HybG/HupF family hydrogenase formation chaperone, whose translation MCLAIPGKLTDIYEKDNLRMAKIDFGGIAREICLEYTPEAKVGDYALVHVGFAISLMDEEEAQETLRLLQEIADIGDELNEM comes from the coding sequence ATGTGCCTCGCCATCCCCGGCAAACTGACCGACATCTACGAAAAAGACAACCTCCGCATGGCAAAGATCGACTTCGGCGGCATCGCCAGGGAGATCTGCCTTGAATACACGCCCGAAGCGAAAGTCGGGGATTACGCGCTTGTCCACGTCGGCTTCGCCATCAGCCTCATGGATGAAGAGGAAGCGCAGGAAACCTTGCGCCTGCTTCAGGAGATCGCCGATATCGGAGATGAATTGAACGAGATGTGA
- the hypF gene encoding carbamoyltransferase HypF has translation MHVRVSGIVQGVGFRPFVYGLAKRLDLHGWVRNTSNGVEILIDGNTVNIDQFVKSLSDEKPPLAKIDSLDLTRVELSNIQYADFEIRESAAISGAYQPISPDTAVCADCERELFDPNDRRYLYPFINCTNCGPRFTIIKDIPYDRPNTTMADFPLCDNCRTEYENPLDRRFHAQPVACPTCGPFVTLRDSRTNLPDSRISTIEYRIHAILKTRRLLREGRIIAIKGLGGFHLACDANNAYAVEELRHRKGRAGKPFAVMAENLETIESICKVNEAEAGLLTSREKPIVLLEKKREANFTSVAPNMDTLGFMLPYTPLHHLLLNQTDPILAREPAPAVLVMTSGNLSEEPIAIENEEALERLSPLADAFILHDRPIHVRCDDSVMRVESGKWKDLPLSTFHFLRRSRGYAPYPVRLPFNVNPTIAVGGELKNTFCLARDGYAFLSHHIGDMENAETYESFEQGINHLSHIFRVQPEVVAYDLHPNYFTTHYAHKMDIPQIAVQHHHAHIASCMADNGLENKNVIGLSFDGTGYGTDGAIWGGEALLASYADFERFAHLEYLPLPGGDSAIRHPWRIAVGYAHALGLDIADLPFLQKTDRQAITIVQQQVDKKLNSPLTSSMGRLFDAVASLSGVRSDVTYEAQAAIEMEVLSKPFIASADTYPYTIDETINVKELFTAILRDIRANEAIGMIGAKFHKTIAQISMDICKQAREQTSLNEVALSGGVWQNQILLDLVRDRLEKEGFVVYFHKQVPTNDGGLALGQAVIANVIASRAGG, from the coding sequence GGGAGTTGGCTTCCGTCCATTTGTGTATGGATTGGCAAAGCGGCTCGACCTGCACGGTTGGGTGCGGAACACATCGAACGGTGTCGAAATTCTCATTGACGGCAATACGGTAAACATTGACCAGTTCGTCAAATCCCTCTCCGATGAAAAACCTCCACTCGCAAAGATTGATTCGCTCGACCTGACGCGGGTCGAACTCTCCAACATCCAGTACGCGGATTTCGAAATCCGCGAGTCTGCGGCGATCTCAGGCGCGTATCAGCCCATTTCACCGGATACAGCCGTCTGCGCGGATTGCGAGCGCGAGCTATTCGATCCAAATGACAGGCGCTACCTCTATCCCTTTATTAACTGCACCAACTGCGGACCACGCTTCACCATCATCAAGGACATCCCCTACGACCGCCCAAACACCACCATGGCGGATTTCCCGCTGTGTGACAACTGCCGCACCGAATACGAAAACCCGCTGGATCGCCGCTTCCATGCCCAGCCTGTCGCCTGCCCCACCTGCGGACCCTTTGTCACGCTCAGAGATTCCCGCACCAACCTGCCTGATTCCAGGATCTCCACCATCGAGTATCGCATCCATGCCATCTTGAAAACCCGCCGGTTACTGCGGGAGGGGAGGATCATCGCCATCAAGGGACTCGGCGGATTCCACCTTGCTTGCGACGCGAACAATGCCTATGCCGTCGAGGAACTTCGCCACCGCAAGGGACGTGCAGGCAAACCGTTCGCAGTAATGGCAGAAAACTTGGAGACTATCGAATCGATCTGCAAGGTCAATGAAGCCGAAGCCGGTCTGTTGACCAGCCGCGAAAAGCCCATCGTTTTGCTTGAGAAAAAACGGGAAGCAAATTTTACAAGCGTGGCGCCAAACATGGATACGCTCGGTTTCATGCTGCCGTACACGCCCCTGCATCACCTGCTTCTCAACCAGACCGACCCCATCCTTGCGCGCGAACCCGCTCCCGCTGTCCTTGTAATGACCAGCGGTAACCTGAGCGAAGAACCCATTGCCATCGAAAATGAAGAAGCGCTCGAGCGGCTCTCCCCGCTTGCCGATGCATTCATCCTGCATGATCGTCCCATTCATGTGCGCTGTGATGATTCGGTGATGCGGGTGGAAAGTGGAAAGTGGAAAGATTTGCCGCTTTCTACTTTCCACTTTCTACGACGTTCACGCGGCTACGCCCCCTACCCTGTCAGACTTCCATTCAATGTGAATCCCACCATCGCCGTCGGCGGCGAACTCAAGAACACCTTCTGCCTCGCACGTGACGGCTATGCCTTCCTCAGCCACCACATCGGCGATATGGAAAACGCCGAAACCTACGAATCATTTGAGCAGGGCATAAACCATCTCTCTCACATCTTCCGCGTCCAGCCCGAGGTCGTCGCGTATGATCTGCATCCTAATTATTTCACCACGCATTACGCGCACAAAATGGATATTCCGCAGATCGCCGTCCAGCATCATCATGCCCACATCGCGTCCTGCATGGCGGATAACGGCTTGGAAAATAAAAACGTGATCGGACTCTCCTTCGACGGCACAGGATACGGAACCGATGGCGCGATCTGGGGCGGGGAAGCGCTTCTCGCCTCCTACGCGGACTTCGAGCGGTTTGCCCACCTCGAATATTTACCCCTCCCCGGCGGTGACTCTGCCATCCGCCACCCGTGGCGCATCGCCGTCGGCTACGCCCATGCGCTTGGACTTGATATTGCCGATCTGCCCTTCCTGCAAAAGACCGACAGGCAGGCAATCACCATCGTCCAACAGCAAGTGGACAAGAAACTCAATTCCCCGCTCACCTCTTCGATGGGACGTCTCTTCGATGCAGTGGCAAGCCTCAGCGGAGTCCGAAGCGATGTCACCTACGAAGCGCAAGCCGCCATCGAGATGGAGGTTCTGTCCAAGCCGTTCATCGCATCTGCAGACACATATCCATACACGATTGACGAAACAATAAACGTTAAAGAATTATTCACCGCCATCCTCCGCGACATCCGCGCAAACGAAGCCATCGGCATGATCGGCGCGAAATTCCACAAGACCATCGCGCAAATTTCGATGGATATTTGCAAGCAAGCCCGTGAGCAGACCAGCCTGAATGAAGTCGCGCTCTCCGGCGGCGTGTGGCAGAATCAAATATTGCTCGACCTCGTCCGCGACAGGTTGGAGAAGGAAGGCTTTGTCGTGTATTTCCACAAACAGGTTCCGACCAACGACGGCGGTCTCGCGTTGGGTCAGGCTGTGATAGCCAATGTCATTGCGAGCCGCGCTGGTGGTTGA